The genomic region TGGAGTAGTTCATCATCACAGTGCCATCTTCTTCGATGGTGGTGCCCACTAATACACCGGAGGTATAGCCAGTTTGCTCAATATTATTCACGGTAGAATTATTTGAAAATTGGGTAGTGCCATTAAAATTGAAATCTATATTCAAAGCCTCGAACTGCGCGCCTGCGGCAAACTCTTGGGTATTTAGTGCTAAAGCAGTCGAGTTATCGCCAGCCAGGGTTCCGTTTTGGTTAAATTCAAGAGTACCTAAATCTATATTGTTGTACTCTTCTGCCCCGTCCGGGCCGCCACTGACTCGCCCGCGAATTTCCCAATCATTTACCTCATTTATATCTTTTATAAAATAAAGCGTCAGGTTGCGAGCATTCCCTTGGGAATCATAAATAGTAGCATTGGTGGAATAATTGTAAGTAGAAACATTTTCAGCATCGAACCCATTAGGATCAAGAGCTTCTACACCTGCATCCAAGTTTAACGAGATACTAGCCTCATCGGTTGCATTGGCCTCTAAATCGCCTGCCGGCACATTTAAAGGCTCTACATCTCCCCCTCCTTGCACGTTACCGTCATCATCCGCAGGGAAACCCATAATCTGAGCGCCCTGAGAGTTCACCAGACGACCATCGGCAGTCAGGTTTAGCTGGCCGTTGCGGGAGTAGCCAATATCGCCATTGGGGAGCTGGAAGCGGAAGAAGCCTTCACCGGCAATCGCCAAATCCAAGTTACGGCCTGATGCCTCGATATTGCCCTGGGTGAAATCCTGCATAGTCGCTGAAACCCGCGTACCTAACCCAATCTGCTGGGCATAAACATCAGCAAACTGCACGTTAGAGCCTTTAAAGCCTACCGTTTGCGAGTTAGCAATATTGTTGCCGGTAACGGCAAGCTTAGATTGCTGTGCGTTTAGACCACTGAGTGCTTGTGAAAAACTCATACTATTCCCCTGAATTTAGTCATGTGATGCGTTGTTACATGCTTAGTGCAACGCCATCAAAGAATTTGCTTCACTTGGTCGAGTGTCACCTGACCATATATGGCGCCTAAATCCAGGCGCACCTCTTGACCTTTCTCTTGTGGCGTCACGCCTTGCACCAGGGCATAGTTCAGCGGCTGTGTGCTTATCTCATTGCCTTCTGCATCTTTGGCGGCATAGCTAACGCGGTAGTCGCCAGCGGGTAGCGCTTCACCATCGTTAGTTTTGCCATCCCACTGGAAGGACTCAACGCCCGCTTTCACTCCACTCACTTCGTTGCGGTATACCACCTCTCCGGCGCGGCTGCGGATAACAATTTCGACGCTCTCAGCTGGCTTTGCAAGCTCAATACCAAACGGCGTGGCAAAGCTATTACCTTCATCATCAACATTGACTTTAACGTTGTTACCCGGCACGAGCACAGCGTTACCAATTAAGCCAGACGCCTGAATCATCTGAGAAGCGTTCATCTGTTCGGTAATGCCGCTGAGCGTATCGTTGAGCTGCTCAATCCCGCTTACTGTATTAATTTGTGCCAACTGCGAGGTCATTTCCGCATTTTCCATCGGATTAAGCGGATCTTGGTTCTGAAGCTGCGTAATAAGCAGCGTCATAAAGCTATTCCGCAGCTCGTCAGACTGGCTTTGATTCAGCTGTGCGCCACCTCGACTACCATTGATGTTGCTTAACGTAGAGGTATCAATACCGTTCATCATGGCTTAGCCCTCTCCCAGCGAGAGTGTTTTCATCATCATTTGCTTGGTTGTGTTGAACACTTCAACATTAGCTTGGTAGGAGCGGGAGGCCGAAATCATGTTGACCATTTCATGCACTGGCTCCACGTTAGGCTTGGCAACGTAGCCCTCTTCGTCAGCGGCAGGGTGATTGGGCATGTATTCCAGCCGAAGCGGGGAGTCATCTTCCACAACCTCTGTAACACGAACACCACCAACACCGTAGCGGTTATTTTGTGCCTGAGTTTGAAACATAACTTGCTTAGCTCGATAGGTTTCCCCATCCGGCCCTGCAATGCTGTCGGCATTGGCCATATTGCTAGCCGTAACGTTCATCCGCTGCGCCTGGGCGCTCATCGCGGAGCTAGCAATATCAAAGGCTGAAAACATCGACATAAGTTACTTTTCTCCTACCGCTGGGTTATTCCGGCTGCATCGCATTCTTCAAGCCTTGAATTCGGCGGTTCATAATTGTTAGTGCTGCTTGGTAGCGAACGGCATTATCAGCGAACTGGGTACGCTCACGGTCCATATCCACCGTATTGCCATCTAGACTTGGCTGGTCAGGAACTCGATAAAGCAGATCCGCACTGCCTGCTCCACGCCATGCAGCGCCCTGGCCTTCCAGATGACGTTCAGAGGTACGTGCCAACGCGACACCACCGCTTTGCTGAGGAGCTGAACCATTGCCTACCGCTTTTTTAAGCTCACTCGCAAAATCGATATCCCGCGCTTTGTAGCTGGGCGTATCGGCATTCGCTATATTAGCGGCAAGCACATCGTGACGTTCTTGCCGTAAGTTCAGCGCCTGCTGATGAAAATTAAAGGCGGAACTAAGTTGGTCAATCATGCCGTCCCTCGCTCGCTGAGAGGCAAAAAATAAATCGGAAATTGTTGATGATGAATAATAGGCGTTGCTAAGTCAGCCTAAAGCATGGAACAGCTGCTGTTTACACCAGCATTTCGCATGATGCCTAGGAAGCTTTTGCACTACACTTTCTAGTCGATGTTTATCATCAGCCTTCAAGATTGAGCGATTCGCATATGCCCAGCCCCTCGCGCCCAGTATTACGCTGTTTGGCAGTTTTAAAACGTTTTCTATTCGTCTGTTTTGTCACCTTTTTTACATCTCTCCAGGCGCAGGCTAACGACCAGGAGCTAGTAGACGCTGTACAGCAGTTTCTGTATAGCCATTCTCATGCGCTGGGGCAGGAAGTTGTTATCGATATCTCCCCACCCTCGCCCCACCTTGCTGCCTGCGTAGCGCCTGAGCCTTTTTTCCCTAATGCGAACCAAACACCGATTGGGCGTGTCTCTGTGGGTGTGCGGTGTGGTGAGGAACGGCGACAGGTACGCTATATCCAAGCTCAAATCGATATCATCGGCAGTTATTCAGTCGCTAATAGAGATATCGCGCGGGGCACGTTAATCACCCGCGATATGTTAAGCCAGCGCGAAGGCAATCTTGGGGATCTAGCAGCGCAAGCACTCACTGAGCCAGACGGTATTATAGGCATGGTTGCCCAGCGTCCTATTCGCAGCGGCAGCACCTTCCAAGCCCACTACCTGCAAGCACCTCACCTAGTAGAAAGGGGGCAGCGCGTTACGGTGATTGCCCAAGGCACGGGCTTTCGTGTATCCCGTGAAGGTGAAGCACTCGCTAACGGTGCTCAAGATGAGCGTATTCGGGTTCGCTTCGACACACGTGAAATGGTGACAGCACGCGTGGTTGGTCAAGGAGTTTTGGTCGTAGATTTTTAACACAGCGCCTAAAGTCTGTTCCCGACTGGCCGATAGTTAACACTATAGCGCATGCCGCCCCAACGTTGACGATGAGGCAAACAACGTGAAAATCGACAATATCAATCCGCTGCTCCGTTCTAATCAAGCCCAGCAGCGTGATGACGTTCAGAAAACAAATGAAGCTAAACCGCTAGACACAGGCAGCGCGACTCGAGAGTCTACGCAGCTGAGCCAGTCTAGTGTTGATAGCTCTCAAGATGTTGACACGGCGAAAGTCCAAGAAATTCGCGATGCTATTCGAGAAGGTCGGCTTGAAATACGCGCTGATCGCATTGCAGATGGCTTAATTGCTAATTTAAACGAGTCTTAAGAGGCAAATAATGAGCCTTGAACGTTTACTCAATGACCAGAAAAGCCGCCTTGATGAGCTAGAGGCTCTGCTCTCTAATGAGCACACCCAGTTAACGAAGGGCGATATTGATGGTGATGCGCTAACCAATATTGCGCATACCAAGCAAGTCCTGCTTGGCGAGCTGGAACGCATTGAGGGAGTGCGCCGCTCTGTACAAAAGCGGCTGGGATATGATGATGGTGCTGCTGGCGCGCTTGCGGCAGCGACTGATGCAAACTGCAAAGCGGCTTGGGAAAGCCTGATTGATAAAAGTGCACGTGTTGCGCGTATGAACGAGCTGACAGGGCAAATGCTTTCTCTACGCATGAAGCACAACCAGCAGATGCTGGATTATATTCGACAAATTGCTGAAAAAACCCTCTATAAGCCCAATGGCCGGAACAGTGCACAGCCGGGACGCATCAATGCTTCGGCTTAGTAACCCAGTCCGTAATTAAAACGATCCTCAATTAAAACATAGACAAAAGCTGTACAAGGCGCTTCAATGAGAATCAGACTGTTCTCTTTTTGGAGTATGCCCATGCTTTCCCACCTTCCCAATGACTTCACTGCTATTGTTACTGGCGCCGGTGGCGGGATTGGTAAGGCAATCGTTAAAGCCTTACTCGCCTCTGATCAAGCCGGTGAAGTGATTGCGGTAAGCCGTTCTCTATTTCCGTATGATGCACCCCGTCTGACAGCGCTTACTGCTGATGTCACTACCGAGCGTGGCATTGAAGAACTTGCTCAGCTGGTAAACAAACGTCCTGTACATTTACTGTTCAATTCAATCGGCACTCTTCACGACGATGACCTTCAGCTTCAGCCAGAAAAACGCCTTGAACAATTTAATGCCGCCTCGTTTGCTCACGTTATGCATATTAATGCTGCTACGCCTGCGCGACTCATTACCGCTCTTAAGCCATCGCTGCAAGGTATACATCCAGCGATTATTGCCAGCTTGTCTGCCCGTGTTGGCTCGATTACTGATAACGGCTTTGGCGGCTGGTATAGCTACCGTGCCAGTAAGGCAGCGCATAATATGCTGATGAAAACTGCCTCAATTGAATTGGCTAGACTGAACAAACAGTTAATCGTGCTATGCCTCCATCCTGGCACTACCGACACCGCGCTTTCAAAGCCCTTTCAGGCGCGTGTTCCCAACGAAAAGTTATTTACGCCTGACTTTGTAGCAGAACAGTTGCTACAGGTAATGTCCAAACGCACGCCAGACGATAGCGGCAGCTTTTGGGACTGGGCAGGGGAGCCTATCGAATGGTGAATAACACGATCTTTATGGTCATTATCCCTAGTGGATGTGACCTGTTTCTTCCAGACAAACAAAAAACCCAGCCGGTTGGCTGGGTTTTTTGCGGTATAAGTGCCTGACGATGACCTACTCTCGCATGGGGAGACCCCACACTACCATCGGCGCTAAGCGGTTTCACTGCTGAGTTCGGCAAGGGATCAGGTGGTTCACGCTCGCTATGGTCGTCAGGCGTAACTTGTAATGCATATCATGCTGAACAGGCAATGCGTGTTTTGTGATCGTCTCTTGTCAGCAAGCGTCTTGGCTTGCCGCTGCGTATCCGGTGTTCGTTATCACTGCGACCAGACCCCTTGGGTGTTATAGGGTCAAGCCTCACGGGCCATTAGTACACGTTAGCTCAACGCCTTGCAGCGCTTCCACACCGTGCCTATCAACCAGCTGGTCTCGCTGGGCCCTTTAGGAGGCTCAAGGCCTCGGGGATGTCTCATCTTGAAGGGGGCTTCCCGCTTAGATGCTTTCAGCGGTTATCCTGTCCGACCATAGCTACCCGGCAATGCCACTGGCGTGACAACCGGAACACCAGAGGGTCGTCCACTCCGGTCCTCTCGTACTAGGAGCAGCTCTTCTCAAACATCCAACGCCCACGGCAGATAGGGACCGAACTGTCTCACGACGTTCTAAACCCAGCTCGCGTACCACTTTAAATGGCGAACAGCCATACCCTTGGGACCGACTTCAGCCCCAGGATGTGATGAGCCGACATCGAGGTGCCAAACACCGCCGTCGATGTGAACTCTTGGGCGGTATCAGCCTGTTATCCCCGGAGTACCTTTTATCCGTTGAGCGATGGCCCTTCCATACAGAACCACCGGATCACTAGAACCTGCTTTCGCACCTGCTCGACGTGTCTGTCTCGCAGTCAAGCACCCTTATGCTCTTGCACTCATTGCACGATGTCCGACCGTGCTGAGGGTACCTTCGTGCTCCTCCGTTACTCTTTGGGAGGAGACCGCCCCAGTCAAACTACCCACCACACACTGTCCTCGATCCGGATAACGGACCTGAGTGAGAACGCCAATGATGCCAGGCTGGTATTTCAAGGTTGGCTCCACCCGAACTGGCGTCCGGGTTTCAAAGCCTCCCAGCTATCCTACACAGGCAACATCAGCGTCCAGTGTGAAGCTATAGTAAAGGTTCACGGGGTCTTTCCGTCTAGCCGCGGGTACACCGCATCTTCACGGCGATTTCAATTTCACTGAGTCTCGGGTGGAGACAGCGTGGCCATCATTACGCCATTCGTGCAGGTCGGAACTTACCCGACAAGGAATTTCGCTACCTTAGGACCGTTATAGTTACGGCCGCCGTTTACCGGGGCTTCAATCAAGAGCTTCGCCTTACGGCTAACACCATCATTTAACCTTCCGGCACCGGGCAGGCGTCACACCCTATACGTCCTCTTACGAGTTAGCAGAGTGCTGTGTTTTTACTAAACAGTTGCAGCCACCTGGTATCTTCGACCGGTTCGGGCTGAGAGAGCAAGTCTCGTCACCCTACGCCGGCGTGCCTTCTCCCGAAGTTACGGCACCATTTTGCCTAGTTCCTTCACCCGAGTTCTCTCAAGCGCCTTGGGATTCTCACCCTGACCACCTGTGTCGGTTTGGGGTACGGTCGCACATGATCTGAAGCTTAGAGGCTTTTCCTGGAAGCGTGGCATTGATGACTTCGACACCGTGGTGTCTTCGTCTCGTGTCTCGGCCTTAAAGGGTCCC from Halomonas sp. 7T harbors:
- the flgM gene encoding flagellar biosynthesis anti-sigma factor FlgM; this encodes MKIDNINPLLRSNQAQQRDDVQKTNEAKPLDTGSATRESTQLSQSSVDSSQDVDTAKVQEIRDAIREGRLEIRADRIADGLIANLNES
- the flgC gene encoding flagellar basal body rod protein FlgC, which encodes MSMFSAFDIASSAMSAQAQRMNVTASNMANADSIAGPDGETYRAKQVMFQTQAQNNRYGVGGVRVTEVVEDDSPLRLEYMPNHPAADEEGYVAKPNVEPVHEMVNMISASRSYQANVEVFNTTKQMMMKTLSLGEG
- a CDS encoding flagellar hook assembly protein FlgD encodes the protein MMNGIDTSTLSNINGSRGGAQLNQSQSDELRNSFMTLLITQLQNQDPLNPMENAEMTSQLAQINTVSGIEQLNDTLSGITEQMNASQMIQASGLIGNAVLVPGNNVKVNVDDEGNSFATPFGIELAKPAESVEIVIRSRAGEVVYRNEVSGVKAGVESFQWDGKTNDGEALPAGDYRVSYAAKDAEGNEISTQPLNYALVQGVTPQEKGQEVRLDLGAIYGQVTLDQVKQIL
- the flgA gene encoding flagellar basal body P-ring formation chaperone FlgA yields the protein MPSPSRPVLRCLAVLKRFLFVCFVTFFTSLQAQANDQELVDAVQQFLYSHSHALGQEVVIDISPPSPHLAACVAPEPFFPNANQTPIGRVSVGVRCGEERRQVRYIQAQIDIIGSYSVANRDIARGTLITRDMLSQREGNLGDLAAQALTEPDGIIGMVAQRPIRSGSTFQAHYLQAPHLVERGQRVTVIAQGTGFRVSREGEALANGAQDERIRVRFDTREMVTARVVGQGVLVVDF
- a CDS encoding flagella synthesis protein FlgN, with product MSLERLLNDQKSRLDELEALLSNEHTQLTKGDIDGDALTNIAHTKQVLLGELERIEGVRRSVQKRLGYDDGAAGALAAATDANCKAAWESLIDKSARVARMNELTGQMLSLRMKHNQQMLDYIRQIAEKTLYKPNGRNSAQPGRINASA
- a CDS encoding SDR family NAD(P)-dependent oxidoreductase; this translates as MLSHLPNDFTAIVTGAGGGIGKAIVKALLASDQAGEVIAVSRSLFPYDAPRLTALTADVTTERGIEELAQLVNKRPVHLLFNSIGTLHDDDLQLQPEKRLEQFNAASFAHVMHINAATPARLITALKPSLQGIHPAIIASLSARVGSITDNGFGGWYSYRASKAAHNMLMKTASIELARLNKQLIVLCLHPGTTDTALSKPFQARVPNEKLFTPDFVAEQLLQVMSKRTPDDSGSFWDWAGEPIEW
- the flgE gene encoding flagellar hook protein FlgE; translated protein: MSFSQALSGLNAQQSKLAVTGNNIANSQTVGFKGSNVQFADVYAQQIGLGTRVSATMQDFTQGNIEASGRNLDLAIAGEGFFRFQLPNGDIGYSRNGQLNLTADGRLVNSQGAQIMGFPADDDGNVQGGGDVEPLNVPAGDLEANATDEASISLNLDAGVEALDPNGFDAENVSTYNYSTNATIYDSQGNARNLTLYFIKDINEVNDWEIRGRVSGGPDGAEEYNNIDLGTLEFNQNGTLAGDNSTALALNTQEFAAGAQFEALNIDFNFNGTTQFSNNSTVNNIEQTGYTSGVLVGTTIEEDGTVMMNYSNEQSRAAGQIAMVSFRNPEGLNPSGDNLWSATASSGPELVGAPGTGQRGLIQASAIETSNVDLARELVDMIVAQRAYQANSQTISTQDELLQTIINI
- the flgB gene encoding flagellar basal body rod protein FlgB — its product is MIDQLSSAFNFHQQALNLRQERHDVLAANIANADTPSYKARDIDFASELKKAVGNGSAPQQSGGVALARTSERHLEGQGAAWRGAGSADLLYRVPDQPSLDGNTVDMDRERTQFADNAVRYQAALTIMNRRIQGLKNAMQPE